The sequence GAAGAGCTGCTCAGAGACGGGCTTCAAACACTGGCGGTGAAAGCAAGGGCTCTGACGCGCGTCCGGTGGCCCGCGGGAGGCAGGGAAATAAAGCAGCACCGAAAGGCAGCTGTGAGCCCCGGATCAGGAGCCAACCAGTGTTGAAGGTCTAAATACGTCCACGAAGAGACAAGAGGTCGGCAGAGTGGGTTAGCTCTGCCGCCGACAGACACCCACCTGGGGAGggaagtcagggagtctgggatggacgtGCACACCCTGCTGTGTTTAACACAGCAGCCAACAAGGCCCCACTGCAGGGCACAGGGAACTGCTCGCTGTTAggtggcagcctggctgggaggggctTGGGGGAGAGCGGATACACGCACATACACGCccgagtcccttccctgttcacctgaagccATCACAGctttgttaatcagctgtactctattttattttcatacaagatgaaaagttaaaaagtaaagTCAAATATGTATATCTTCAAAAATACTACTCATTACGTAATAGAGAAAGTAgcggtattaaaaaaaaaaaaaaggacacttcACCTCAAACACGTGAACCAGGCAAGTTGAAAGCAGAACAAAGACCTGCCATCAGGAGGGCAGGGGGCTTCGGAACTGTCTCTGGTGTCGTTTCAGGCGCCAGCTTGGATGGCGCCCTGGAAATGCCCAGGCCCCGGGCCAGCACCCGGCGGCCGCCTCCTGGGAAGGACGGGACCACTGGGGCCCCGCCTGCCTCCCCGTCTCGTGTGGGGCGCCAGGCCTGTGAGCCGTCTGACGCAGCAGCGAGGCTGGTCCCGGCTGTGGCCCTGCCGTCCGGGTCGGGCTGCTCCCCGGCTTCCACCCGTCCTCTGCACACCTGGCCCTCAGAACCACTGCCCTGGGGCCCCGTCCCCCCAATGACCCGGGCCAGGGGGCAGGCGGCACCCCACTGTCACAAAGGGCACAGACTCCTCGAGGAGCGCGGTGGCCCCGGGAGCTGGGCACAGAGAGCCGTCGGGGGAGACGTCCCACTGGTGTCACCAAAAGCCGGGGCCGGCTGCTCAGCCATCACAGCCAGTGCTGGAGGGGCAGGTCGGCGGGAAAGGAACGCCTGCTTCACTTTAGAGACCGGGAACCGGGGAGGAGGCCAGACTCCTGCTCAAAGGCCGTTTCCCCACTGACGAGCGtgtctgtcgctcagtcgtgtcccactctttgcaaccccacagactgtaccccgccaggctcctccgtccatgggactcttcaggcaagaacactggagtgggttgccatgccctcctccaggggatcttcccaacccagggatcgaacccgggtctcctgcactgtaggtgggttctttaccttctgagccacagggaagaccGTCAGTGCTCCAGAGCTTTAGACTGAGGGGCGGGCTCGTGCAGAAACAGCTCAGGCGTCTCGAAACCTGTCAGCAGGGGTCTGACCAGCATCACCGTGATCGTTCAATGTCGTCAGTCTTCAGTTCCAGCGTCAGTTTGTTCCAAACTTGAgaccagttctcagaattgtggtaCCGTgcctccctcatagctcagttggtaaagaatccgcctgcaatgcaggagaccccggttctattcctgggtcgggaagatccgctggagaagggacaggctacccactcccatattcttgggcttcccttgtggctcagctggtagagaatctgcctgcaatgtgggagacctgggtttgatccctgggttgggaagatcccctggagaagggaaaaggtacccactccagtatcctggcctggagaattccaggtactatacagtccatggggtcacaaagtgtcagacacaactgagtgactttcacgtcatgactgatgttgaagctgaagtcccaacaccttggccacctgatgggaagagctgactcattggaaaagcccttgggaggaggggatgacagagggcgagatggttggacagcaccgcaaattcaacggacatgaatcggagcaaactctggggaacAGAGAACGGGGAAGCCTGGGGTCTCCACGGGGTCTGCAAAGTCGGAggtgacttagcgactagacaGCATCACGGCTAGTCTGATCACCATGTAGGTAACTTTCTCCACCTGGCGGGGGTTTCATTACCTGGAAGGCAGCTCACAGGACACAGCTCAGAACATTACCTGTGGCCCTTGAGAGGGGCCTGAAGGGCCTTGATCTGAACGACTATAAACCACTATTTTTGTGTCagtgcctttttgcatttttctcacttctctgaccGTTTCTTCTGCGCCTAGTTTTTCTACGGACAAAAGGCAGGTGGGGGACTGGGTGGGCtgtctgtcctgggaaggccccacagggtcctggcCCGATTCACTGGGTCTGCCCCTCAGGTCCTCAGGGGTGCTCCCGGCAGAAGCCCCCCTTCCCCCCAGCCCCGTTCCCAGCccctggagcagcagcagcaggatgtgcCTCGCTTCTGCCCCCTTCCCGAGGCCCGGCGCGGGGGAGCAGGGTGCTCTGTGTCCCCTGCCCCGGGGGAGCCCCTGGCACTCAGGCTGCCCCAGAACCTCACCTTGGGGCCTCTGCAGTGAAACCAGTTAAAAAGACACTACCCCACATCCAGTGAGTGCCGTGCTCACGAGAAGGTCGCGGGCAGAGGCAGACACGGTGAGGAGCGTCTGGCCTCCACGCCCAGGACCGCGGCACCCAGAAGCCGGGCAGAGGCCCGGGAGGGGACACCTGCATGCTGAGCACCATCTCCCGGTCGCTCCCGGCCAGGAGACGACGCGTTCCTGCCTGGACTCCCACAGCCGCCCGATCCTCAGAGGAGACTGAGACCCCCGTGGACGCCTGACGCTGTGGACGGGTCAAGCCCCACATCTACTGTTTCATACACACACTGGTGCACTTTGGGGGCCTCACTGGGTAAACCAGGGCACGGGAACAAAGGCCCTGGCCACCGTGACAGGGAGTCTGATGACAAGAAGGTGCAGTGACCGGCGGTCAGAGGCACTGGACAAACAGGTGATTCTCGCCTTGGCTGGACGGAGCAGGGTGGTAGGAGGTTTCATCGAGCTACTCAGGACGTCtgaaaatttaaaagcttctaaaTCGCTTATCCTGGAATTTTCTAACAGCCTCAGACTGTAGTTGACAGAGAACAGGGCCTCTGTGCACCCTCTCTCACGGTGGGCTTGGGGAAACCTAAGGAACACGGTCCCAGGCGGCCAGGGACAGCCGCGCACGCACAGGAGAGCTATCGCAGAAGCCACCCCCAGCCTGGCCTTGTGGCTCCTGGCAGTcagggggcaggggcggggagtAAGGCCCTGCAGGACAGCCCTGGGCATCAGCAGGGACCACAGCGCCCTGGGGGAGGCCCTAAGCCGGCGGCCTGTGCAGCTGTCCCTGTGCACACAACTGGACCAGCCTTGGGTGGAAACTCTGGACTAGTCACCCCCTGAAGGCCTGGGGCGACCCAAACCCTGCCCGTCGTGGGAGGGAGGCACTGGGCTCACCAGGACATCACCTGGATCCCTGCCCTGCTCGCTGTGTGGGGTCCAGGGCTAACGGCAGGTAACAGTCACCGGCTGTGCCCCTGGCACTGATTTGAGAGGCTGGGATCTGAAGATGGCGCTTACGATAGGCAAGCGGGGACCTTTTGTGTGACTGCAGGCACTCTGGGAAACCAAGGATGCTGGGTGCGTTTCTTCTCTGAAACCCCCAGCCCATGAGGATGGTCCTAGTCCCCATGAACATTTTTATAcggaaatagaatattttaagattttaaaacatgtttaatatAAAAACCTCAAAGTACAGAAGTTCAGAGGATATTAGAAATCACCCACATCACATTCCAAATGGCTTGTGGCTGTTGGAGAAGCTCCTTCAAATGAGTTAAGCCTCCAGGAGAGATGGCGGATAGTTCTAAGGGGCTAAGTGCTGCCTGATCCACTTCATTGGTTTTTAGTTTTAATGTGTCAGCACTTCAGGGGTGGTGAACACTTTCTGAGCGCGGTCACTGAAGGGAATCATGCGAAGCCTGCCTGTGTGTCCACAGCGGGGGGCCCCCTTAGGCACACAGGTGTGTGGCAAGCCTGCTGTGACCGGGGCACACTGGCCAGAGCTGAGAAGGCCCGCCACGCTCCCTCTCCCCACGGCTGACTGCATCCGGTCTCCTTCCACTAACTCACTGCAAAAACATTAACAGGAGCAGAGACCATAAACCAAGACGCAGGAGGGCTCAGCTACTCCAGGACTAGAGAATCGGCTCCAGACACACTTGTGAAGTTTCCCTAACTCTAACATGTTTTAAGGGGACAGAAGTGGAGGGGTTTTAACTGGAGTTGATTTCGCCTCTGCTGTGAAGtgattcagtcacacacacacccacgtcTTCGTACTCATCCCCATCAGGGTTTATAGCAGGATCCTGAACGCAGTTCCCCGTACTGCACCCCAGGACCCCGCTGGTCCCCCATTTTACACACAGAGGTGTGAGTCAATCACAGCCTcctggccccccccccccccccccgcctttggTAACCATGTGCTCTCTGCCTGTTTCTGTTAGTGAAACGCCCACACGAGTCTGGAGCGTTGAGGAGACGAGACAGAAGCCCTCTGCAGCTTGGCTGGGCCCCTCCCTGGGTCTACTGTGTGGGCCCTGAGTCTGAGCTGTGCCCTCCTGTGGGCTGGGAAACGTGGGCCACCCACCACCCCGGTTCCCTCCGCATCCACTCCCGGCCGTGCTCCCCCCTCCGGGCCCCTTCTGGGTGAGGCCCGTCCTCCAGTCATCTGAAACCAAGGCGCACCCGTCCCCGCTCAGGGCTCCGTGGCGCTCGCTCCAATGCAGGGAGACCCGGAGACGCCTCCACCACCCACGCCACCTGCCGTGAGACCCCCAGGGCCCTGACCTtccccaccccggcccccacACCCCCGACGTGCTCGCACAGACAGCTCCGACTGGGCGAGCCTGGTGAGCACCTGCGCGTTTGGGGCGCACGAACCCCCCGGGAGCCCACTTGCGGCTGACAGCCCCCCACGCCGCGGGCTGGAGCCTCCCCTCCGTCAGGGTGCCCAGCGCCCCTGCCTCTGGAGCACTTACCGCCTCCAGCTTCCAGGGCTGAAGGGGACGCCGGGCCCTCCTGGGAACTCGGCCCGTGTGGTCACCGGTCCTTCCAGCCGGAAGCTTAGTCTTGTTTCCTGCAGGCTCCGGGGGTTCCTTAACTTCTGCTTCATCGTCAGCACGCACCCAGGAGTGTCTTTTCTCAGCAGCTTTGCTGGGCAGGTGCTCCCTCAGCTCAGGTAAACCCCCTCCCCCCCGTccctccccccttctcctccaggtcCCGTCATCACCCACCACACCTCTGTCCTCTCcccttctgattttatttttgtggaacAATACATCATAACCATTACCCTCTTAAATACACACAGAGTACTTAAATCAGTCCACACGTGACTGTTAACACCTTCAAACAGTACTTAATTTTGTGGGATTTCAGACCAGGCGGCCGAGCAGCGGGTGGGCCAGAATGCCTGGCGGAGCTGAGCCAGCCCCAGCGGCCCCGCCACGGCCCCGCCACTTCTCCCGCGCTCACCACGCTCCCCAGGATGAAGGAGCAGGCGGCCGGGCCCCTGGAGGGCCGGGCCTCAGTGACCGAGAGAGACGCGCTCTGCATGCTCGGGGCCTCTGGCACACCCTTCACTGGGACCCGGCGCCGGCTCTGGCCACGCGGCCGCCCTAGTGGTGCTGCTGCCGGAACTGCAGGCCGCAGTAGCCGCACGTGCCCGTCTTCGTTTCCTTGTCCTGAAAGATTCAAAGGGAGAGCTGCCCTATTTCCATCTCCCACCTCTGTCACCAGTCCACACTTGGTAGATGTCCGCCACTGAAGCCAGGCCCTGGAGACACaccgccaccagggaagccgcggGGCCGGACACCGGAGACGCCGTGTGGAGGCCCTGATGGGCCCGCTCCCCAGATGTGCCAGGGCCCCGGGCACCCTGCCGTCAACAGTCTGCTCGGCCCGCACCCACCCTGCCTGCCCGTGAGGCAGGCGGCGTCCTGGGCAGGGGCCAGGAGGCCTGGAGCAGGAAGGTGCTGAGCAGAGGACCCCCTCGGGGCTGGGGTCGAGCCCGGACGGATCAGCAGGGACAGCAGGGGCTGCCCTGCCCGAGGGGGCGGCCCACCCCAAGTTCTATCCTGTCCTGGAAGCTCTGTGCATGCCCACCCTCTGCTCAGCCCCAGTGGATGGCTCGTGCGCAGGGCCGAGCCGAGTGTGTGCAGCCAGCGGGGAGAGAACAGGACAGGGGCCGGGGTCCGGACAGCACGTTACCAGGTTTATGTACACTCGGGGGTGGCCCAGGGCCCCCCCGCCGCCGTCGCACGATATCACCCGACTCCCGACTTGGCTCACGGGCTGCTCCGCTATCAGATCAATGGCGAAGTTCTCGTTCACCTGGAACAAGACAGACAGCAGCGCTCGCAGACAGGTACCAACCCCCAACACGCTCGCGGAATTCCAGTGTAGACCACCCCCACAGGCACGCACTGCGCGGCCAGCAAAGACGCTCTGCGCCTTCTCATTTAAACATCTACGCAGATCTTCAAAACACAGATAattacatacatgcacacacgtgtTTAACTCTTCACTGGCATGTAACGACTCACCCACTGTTCACATCCtgccccaccctcttctcttcacaCATAGGTGcaagcgcgcacacacacacacagagctgagcacacacacacacacacagagctgaccacacacacacacacacacagagctgaccacacacacacacacagagctgagcgcacacacacacacacacacacacagagctgagcacacacacacagagctgaccacacacacacacacacacacacagagctgagcacacacacacagagctgagcacacacacacagagctgaccacacacacacacacacacacagagctgaccacacacacacacacacacacacagagctgaccacacacacacacacacagagctgagcgcacacacacacacacacacacagagctaaccacacacacacacagagctgaccacacacacacacacacacacacagagctgagcacacacacacagagctgaccacacacacacacacacacagctgaccacatatacacacacgcacgcacacacgcccacacacgcacacacacagagctgaccacacacacacacacacacagagctgagcgcacacacacacacacacacacacagagctgaccacacacacacacagagctgaccacacacacacacagagctgaccacacacacacacacacacacacagctgaccacatatacacacacgcacgcacacacgcccTCCTCCTCCTATCTTCGACCTCACGGCCACTTCAATACGGGGACCTGGCTCTGAGCTAACAGCTGGTTTGGCCCCGAGCAGGAAGTGGGACACTGAGCCCTTGGCTCAGGCCAAGGGCTGCTCCACAGGGGTGCCAGGGGCGTAGGGGACAGGAGGGACGATGGCATGGTAACTGCAAAGCACAGCGGCACAGCTGGGCCCAGAGCTGCTCCAAGCCCACTGGTTTTCTTACTGGAAGGAATCAATTTGTGATTTTTAAGCTGGTGGAGAAACGGCAGGGAGgcatctctcctctctcctggggGGCCAGCGTCTCTTCATGCAGGACTCAGCCGGGAGAGCACCATCTGAGCTGACAGACCGGGACCTGCTCACCCGCGGCAGCCAGAACCAGAGCCAGACTCACCAGGCTCAGCCCAGGGGAAGCCCCGCAGAGCGGGCAGCAGCCTGCCCAGCCCCTAGACTCAGATCGGATCTGAGGGAGCGGCTGTGTCCCGCCCCAGCTGACACACTCAGGGTCGAACACTGCCAGACCACCACTTGAAGGCCACCCATCTCTGAGGTCCAAGGGTcacggggtcacacagtcagCGGTGGGGTGCCCTCTCCCTTCCCAGACGTCCCTGGACACAAGTACACAGAAGAGACCCTCAGCTGTAAACGCAGCCCACAGCAACTGCGATCCCGGCCCTGGGAGTAACCGAGTGTCTGTTTATCGCAATGGTGACAGGTGCCTGGCCTGGGGTCCCCGAGGCTCCCTGCCCTGCACACAGAACCCCAGCCGCACCCCAGGGCCCAGGACTGCAGTGAGAAGGGAGCGACGGCCCGTCTTTACAGGTGAAGGGGGACGGGCGCCAAGTTTCGGTATTAAAATCTGAGCCGGGGAAGAGCACAGGCCTCCCGGTCCAGGAGCCGGGGGGAAGTGCAGAGCCCGCCCACCTGCGGCCACCACGACACTGAGCCCCCAGAGGAGGGGGACACTCCTGACTCGGGAAAGCGCTGTCGGCCTGGGCTGGGGCTTGCCTgaagcccccccaggctcctccttccagaaAGGGCGCGAGGAGGAGGAAGTGCAGCCGGGCCACAGCACACGTGACGCGCTGTCCCACTGCCTCCTGTGCCCCGGGCCCAGCACCCCTGCACCCTGGAAACAGGGTCCCCCAACGGCCACGCTAACCACCTCCTGGGCCCAGCACACCCGCTGCCTGTCGGGCCGTGACGGCCGTCACTCACGGGCAGGAAGCACTGGCTTCCGACTCCACGTGCGACCACAGAGCAGTGCAAACAGCTGTCGCCACGGGGGAAGCTGGCCACGCGGGCCCTCTGCCTCCCTGAGGTGACCCAGGACCACAGCAGGCCCCACTCCATCCTCGCCTCTCCAGGAGGCCTGTCCCAGGCCAAGGGCCGGGGACTGCTGTGCAGACTCGCTGTGGCCACACGGCTGCCAAAAAGCCACGCACGGACACAGCCCGCCTTCCCGTGAAGGCGGCGCTACAGCCCAGTTCCTGCTCTCCGCGGCCCTCAGCCTGAAGTGCAGATCCGCTTCATTTCTCAAAATACAACCAAACTTGGAGACAGTGAGTTGGGGGGTTGTCGGGGACtgttgagggggtgggggtgaagaGGCGGTGCACAGGAGGGTGGGGGGGCTCAGGCTGGGGCAGTGAAATACTCTGAGAGACACTGCAGTTTGGATGTAAGACATTATGCGTTTGTCCAGACCCACAGGGCgtacttccctgctggctcagcgggtaaagaatccacctgccaatccctgggttgggaagatcccgccgagaaggaaatggctacccgctccagtgttcttgcctggaaaatcccatggacagagtcgcctgggggctgcagtccacggggtcgcagagttggacctgactgagcaataAGCCCAAGCCcagcagaaagtgaagtcgctcagtcgtgtccgactctttgcgaccccgtggactgcagcccaccgggctcctccatccatgggactttcccggcaagaacactggagtggggtgccatctccttctcctggagattttcctgacccagggagtgaacccgggtctcccacattgtaggcagacgctttaccgcccaAGCCACAGGGAAGCTTCCTAAGCCCAACACAAAGAGTGAACCCAGAAGAAGCCTAAGACACAGACTTGAGAGAATCCCAAGGTTCCAGCACTCTGCATGTACGCTAACACAGGGAGCAGGGTCAGCCGAGAGGAGAGCAACAGGGGCCCTGCTGGGGGGTGGACGGTAGTGGGAACTCAGTGCTCTCTGTGCGGCCTTTCAATAAACCCAGATCTTTCAAAACAAGTCTCTTGGACACCAGAAAAAGAGATTTAAACCCTACTACACACCAGATTTTTCTTGCAAGAACGAAGCCTGAGAGACTTGCTGCAGATCTTACATGGCCCCTGGACACTGTGGACCTTGGACAGGAACAGGCCCCGAGTCCCCAGGTGGGGCCCACAGCTCCCGCGCCTGCACGAGGATTCTCTACCATGGCCGCCTGGCAAGCCCTTCCTTCACCACACCTTTTCCTTACCTCTTTCTGACGACCCACAAATCGAACTCTCCTGTAGTCTTCATCGTCATAAACCTGAAAAGAAAAGGGGTGCTATTTACAACCCACCTCTGCACCTCTGTACCAATCACAGGCATTACAGGAAAAGGGTTTTCTTCATGTCAGGCCGTGCATATGGCCACACACTGAGGAGTTTCAGCGGGATTCCTAACATGACCACAGGCAGCAGTCCAAACGGGAAGAACCAGAGGAGAGAGGTCCCAGCGGAGGCGCACACGCTGACCTTGCATCTGACAGGCCGCAGCACCCTTCCCCCCTGAACCTGCGGGGTGAGCTTCCACCTCACAAGTACTTACTCCCTCGTCTTTGGAATTAGGGTCCTACCTAAGGCTGTGCTTCAGCAGACAGCAGACCCTCGAGTTGTTAAGCATGCTATTTAACGGTACACAGACGTTAGAAGATTTGACCCACGCGATCTGCGGTTTCTGACCCCGACGGAGGCTTCCCACAGTAACCAAGGGGCGCCCCGGGCTGTCGGCCTCGTTTCGGAGCTCGCCGAGGCTCTGACGGTGAGCCCACAGCGGCTGCGAACACCACGCGCCCCAGCCCGGCTCACGCCTCAGCCCCTGGGGGCCCAACCCTGCGGATCCAGGACCCGGGGACCCAGGGGGCCGCGACAGCAAAGGCTGCTCCAAGGACACGGGGGCCCACGGCCCCCAGCGGGGCTGGACCGTGGGCCGCGGGAACCGGGGGCTGCGCCGCTGGCGACGGGCCCGCGAGCACCCGGACGCCCGGCCGCGGGACctgggggccgggccggggctcCGCCCGCCTGGGCGCCCCGCGGGGAGGGCGCTGTCTGCGCCGTGGTCATACCTGGCCGGTGTGCGTGACCTTCTCCCCGGTCGGCGAGGTCCGCACCCCGAAGCACCTGGCGCCCCCGGGCAGCCCGCGCGTCACCGCGCCGCCCCGGCCCAGGAGCCTCAGGAAGGTCACCGCCGCCGCCATCTTGCCGGCTGACCTTCGACCCCGCGCGCCGACGCGCCGACGCACGCGCACGGCGCCCGCAGAGCCGGCTCCGCCGGGACGTAGCCGAGCAGGGGAGGCGCGCGTGCGCGGTGCGGCCGGCGGGCGCGGCGGAGCAGGGGCTCCGCCGGGCAAGGCGGGAAACTGCGCACCCGTAGCCTGGAGCAGCGGCCTCACCTCCCAGGGGCAGGGCCGGGAGGGTGGAAGCGGGAGATGCAGTGCTTCCCTTCGACGGTAACGGATAATCCTGGGGAGGTACGCGTCAGGTGTCGGTGAAGGCTGGACGAGCGTCCTTTCTTGGAGGAAACTGGACGTCCACCCTGGTGGACGGTGCGCATCTCCTTGCGGTCCTGGGGTTTCTGCCACTAAACTGCACCCCATGGCATCGCTCATGCCGGTCACCCCGAAAGGCCCGCTGCTCTGGAGCACACCTGGGCAGGGCTCCGGCTGGCGGCCCGGGCCCagcttccctcctgcccctcagGGCCGTCTGTGCAGAGACCCGTAGGGAGGATCAGCTCCCGCAGAGGTGTGGGGccgcggtggcctgctgcagggtgggGGCCGCTGACTGCAGCAGTGcatcatgggaccttttgaaggagctTGCCAgtattttcattacctccaccatagtttgggctcaggtcaaacaacagggagggaacacagcaccACCCATCAAGAGAAAAtgggattaaagatttactgagcatggccctgcccatcagaacaagacccagttttccccagtcAGTCTCCCATCAAGaccttccataagcctcttatcctccaTCAGAGAGGGCTGAAAAATcacaatcacaaaaaactaaccaatctgaccacatgggccacagccttgtttagctcaaagaaactatgagccatgctatgtagggccacccaataTGGACAGACAGgtaggtcatggtggagggttctgacaaaacgtggtccactggagaagggcacggcaaaccacttcagcagtcttgccttgagaaccccatgaatagtatgaaaagtcCCCACCAGCCAGAGACCCCCCCAAAACCTTTAGATGCCCTGTGGCCCACAAGGAGGACGGAGTCCCCAGGAAAAGCATGCAGGTGTGCGGTTCGATCCCCGGTGGGGAATATTCTCTGGAGGGaggctggcaacccactccagtattcctgcctggagcatcccacggacagaggtccctggagggcagcagtccatgaggccgcacagagtcaggcaggactggagGGACCTGGGGACACACGCGGGGAACAGGAAGGCCGGGTTGTAATGGGGAGGAGAAAGGCAGCCCACCGGGAAGTAACCCAACGACCTTCGGCCCCGCACTGACTTGGCTCCGCCTCTATGTCCGGCCCCGCCGGGGCCGTCACGTGACCCCAGCCGCCATCTTCCTTCCGGGCGGACACTCCGAGCGGCGGCGTCCCCGTCCCACTGCGCAGGCGCGGCCCAGGGCGCAGGCGCACGGGCTAGGGACGCGCGCCGCAGTCGCGCCGGCGCGCTCTTTCCAGGTGGGTCCTGGGGGTCCTGAGGGGGTCGGGAGGCGGCAAAAGTTCGAAGTTCCAGGAGGGCGCCCGTCGGGGACCCCTGGCCGCGATTTCCCCCGCTGAGCCGCGGGTGCGGGCCGGGCACCGTCCGGGACCTCACGCCTTGTGCCTGTGACCCCGGACCGGGCCGCCCGAGGGGAGCGCCGACGCGGGCCTCCTGCGGCCCCGCGGCCGGGGACCCCGGGCTCGGTGCCGGGATCAGAGAGGGACCCCGTGCGCCTGGCCGCGCTCTATCCTCCCGGGGACACGCTGCCTCCCGGGCCCCGTGTCCTGAGCGCAGGGGCGCGGGGAGGGCGGTTTTCTCGGCTCCGCGGGCCACCGGCCACTGTGACAACTTCTTTCCGTCCCCAGGTCCAGCCGCGACATGGCCGCCGCCCTCCTAAGGAGAGTGGCCTCCGCCGTGGGCCCGCTGCTGCAGCTGGGGCGCCGCCCGCTTTCCGCGCTCGCGCCGGGCCCCCCGCGCGCCGGCCCTGCCGCCCGCGCGCCCCCCAGCCTGGCCGCCGCGCTCCTCGCCGCGCGCCCGGCGCTCGGCCTGCAGCCCGCCCTGGGCTTCAAGACCAAGGGCGTCCTCAAGAGGCGCTGCAAGGGCTGCTACCTGGTGAAGAGGCGCGGGCGCTGGTTCGTCCACTGCAAGACCAACCCGAAGCACAAGCAGAGGCAGCTGTAGAAGCCCTGCCCGGGGAAAGGCGCTGCC is a genomic window of Ovis aries strain OAR_USU_Benz2616 breed Rambouillet chromosome 16, ARS-UI_Ramb_v3.0, whole genome shotgun sequence containing:
- the NDUFS6 gene encoding NADH dehydrogenase [ubiquinone] iron-sulfur protein 6, mitochondrial isoform X3, giving the protein MAAAVTFLRLLGRGGAVTRGLPGGARCFGVRTSPTGEKVTHTGQVYDDEDYRRVRFVGRQKEVNENFAIDLIAEQPVSQVGSRVISCDGGGGALGHPRVYINLDKETKTGTCGYCGLQFRQQHH
- the NDUFS6 gene encoding NADH dehydrogenase [ubiquinone] iron-sulfur protein 6, mitochondrial isoform X1; protein product: MSDAMGCSLVAETPGPQGDAHRPPGWTSSFLQERTLVQPSPTPDAYLPRIIRYRRREALHLPLPPSRPCPWEVYDDEDYRRVRFVGRQKEVNENFAIDLIAEQPVSQVGSRVISCDGGGGALGHPRVYINLDKETKTGTCGYCGLQFRQQHH
- the NDUFS6 gene encoding NADH dehydrogenase [ubiquinone] iron-sulfur protein 6, mitochondrial isoform X2; amino-acid sequence: MAAAVTFLRLLGRGGAVTRGLPGGARCFGVRTSPTGEKVTHTGQVYDDEDYRRVRFVGRQKEVNENFAIDLIAEQPVSQVGSRVISCDGGGGALGHPRVYINLVTCCPDPGPCPVLSPLAAHTRLGPAHEPSTGAEQRVGMHRASRTG
- the MRPL36 gene encoding large ribosomal subunit protein bL36m, translating into MAAALLRRVASAVGPLLQLGRRPLSALAPGPPRAGPAARAPPSLAAALLAARPALGLQPALGFKTKGVLKRRCKGCYLVKRRGRWFVHCKTNPKHKQRQL